One Pseudomonas lalucatii genomic window carries:
- a CDS encoding MerR family transcriptional regulator, whose amino-acid sequence MFVGQLAKLTACTPKTIRYYEKIGLLPEPQRQGSYRCYDEHHVTLVRMIRQAQAVGFKLTEILPLIT is encoded by the coding sequence ATGTTCGTCGGACAACTGGCCAAACTCACCGCCTGCACGCCCAAGACGATCCGCTATTACGAAAAGATTGGCCTGCTCCCCGAACCGCAGCGCCAAGGCAGCTACCGCTGCTATGACGAGCACCATGTCACCCTGGTGCGCATGATCCGCCAGGCCCAGGCCGTGGGCTTCAAACTGACAGAGATACTCCCGCTGATTACATAA